A genomic segment from uncultured Marinifilum sp. encodes:
- a CDS encoding LysR substrate-binding domain-containing protein, whose translation MTLKQLEYAIALGNLGAYGRVAKSMGVSQPAVSLQIQALEEELGIKLFDRSNKKVEPTSDGLLFLQKAQSLLTESKHLEDFAFQLSEEVQGDLCLGIIPTLSPFLVPLFADELNKRYPKINLRIVEAITEDILRGVKEGTLHGGIISTPIQSKSNIEIQPIFYESFYLFLSYKHKLYKSDKIDIEKLDYNDVWMLKEGNCFVDQVTNICAMESQKRSSLVYETNNIDALRRIVEYKGGITFIPELATLTIPADQEDLLKEITGRERVREISLINLKSEVRLNLLNSVLETIKDCIPKQMLNKENKEIVKTNFVEK comes from the coding sequence ATGACATTAAAACAACTCGAATATGCAATTGCTTTAGGTAATTTAGGGGCTTACGGACGCGTTGCTAAATCGATGGGAGTTTCGCAACCAGCGGTAAGTTTACAAATTCAGGCACTAGAAGAAGAGCTTGGTATTAAATTGTTCGATCGTAGTAATAAGAAAGTGGAACCAACAAGCGATGGATTGTTGTTTTTACAAAAAGCTCAGTCTTTGCTTACCGAATCGAAGCATCTCGAAGATTTCGCATTTCAGTTATCGGAAGAAGTACAGGGAGATCTATGTCTAGGTATTATTCCAACCTTATCGCCATTTTTAGTCCCTTTATTTGCAGATGAATTGAATAAACGATATCCAAAAATTAATCTGAGAATTGTAGAAGCTATTACCGAGGATATTTTGCGGGGAGTAAAAGAGGGGACACTTCATGGCGGTATAATATCAACTCCAATTCAATCAAAAAGTAATATTGAAATTCAACCAATTTTCTATGAAAGTTTCTATTTGTTTTTGTCTTATAAACATAAACTTTATAAATCAGATAAAATAGATATTGAAAAATTAGATTATAATGATGTGTGGATGCTGAAAGAGGGAAATTGTTTTGTAGATCAGGTTACCAATATTTGTGCTATGGAATCTCAAAAAAGATCTTCTTTAGTATACGAGACAAATAATATTGATGCATTAAGAAGGATTGTGGAGTATAAAGGTGGAATTACTTTTATACCCGAGCTTGCTACGCTTACAATTCCTGCCGATCAAGAGGATCTACTAAAAGAGATTACAGGAAGAGAAAGAGTAAGGGAAATTAGCCTGATTAACTTAAAAAGTGAGGTGAGGTTAAACTTGTTAAATTCGGTTTTAGAAACCATAAAAGATTGTATTCCTAAACAAATGTTAAATAAGGAAAATAAAGAAATAGTAAAAACCAATTTTGTAGAAAAATAG
- the ovoA gene encoding 5-histidylcysteine sulfoxide synthase, giving the protein MKNIIEVQTYKDLLVTKTPILNVGTPEEKREEILNYFKLSWELDEQLYKCLNGQEAFLHRADPLRHPLAFYYGHTATFYVNKLILAGIINERINPKFESMFAIGVDEMSWDDLNEKHYDWPSIEETQSYRDKVKMMIVNLIQQLPLEMPINWENQFWVILMGIEHQRIHIETSSVLIRQLPIEMVNKNSLFKTCEQWGNAPENELLKVKSGNIKIGKDRKNALYGWDNEFGEYIADIKSFNASKYLVSNQEFKAFVDDAGYKTREWWTDEGWSWVEYKKCEYPLFWERTGEKWKFRNMTEIIDMPWNWPAEVNYLEAKAFCNWKSAKTGKKLRLPSEAEYYLLRDSLHIKDQPEWETAPGNINLEHYASSCPVNEFKIGEFYDVIGNVWQWTEMPISGLDGFEVHPFYDDFSTPTFDSKHNLIKGGSWISTGNLAIRDSRYAFRRHFFQHAGFRYIESEEELVIETDYYETDDLVSQYCEFQYGKEYFDVENYSKHCLRLLNKYLADLRKENALDLGCATGRTTLELAKYFKKVTGLDFSARFIRIGTQLKETGKLKYIRKEEGKLSSYQEVKLSDLGLNDSREKVSFYQGDACNLKPIFTNYDLVFAGNLIDRLYDPLKFLNEIHKRINENGILVITSPYTWLEEFTDFDKWIGAYRKDGEPYTTLDGLKEVLKDNFELIEEPNDIPFVIRETSRKYQHTISQMTIWRKK; this is encoded by the coding sequence ATGAAGAATATAATAGAAGTACAGACTTATAAGGATTTATTGGTGACAAAAACACCAATATTAAATGTAGGAACACCCGAAGAGAAAAGAGAAGAAATATTAAATTATTTTAAGTTAAGTTGGGAGCTCGATGAGCAATTGTATAAATGTTTGAATGGACAGGAGGCTTTTTTGCATCGTGCCGATCCATTGCGTCATCCATTGGCATTTTATTATGGACATACTGCAACCTTTTATGTAAATAAACTGATACTTGCAGGTATTATTAACGAGCGTATTAATCCTAAATTTGAATCGATGTTTGCCATTGGTGTGGATGAAATGTCGTGGGATGATTTAAACGAGAAGCATTATGATTGGCCAAGCATAGAGGAAACACAGAGCTACAGGGATAAAGTAAAAATGATGATTGTGAATTTGATTCAGCAATTGCCTCTTGAAATGCCAATTAATTGGGAAAATCAGTTTTGGGTAATTCTTATGGGTATTGAGCATCAGCGAATTCATATTGAAACATCTTCGGTGTTAATAAGACAATTGCCAATTGAGATGGTGAATAAAAATTCTCTTTTTAAGACTTGCGAACAGTGGGGAAATGCTCCCGAAAATGAATTGCTTAAGGTAAAATCGGGGAATATAAAAATCGGAAAAGATCGAAAAAATGCCTTGTATGGATGGGATAACGAGTTTGGTGAATATATTGCTGATATAAAATCGTTTAATGCATCTAAGTATTTGGTTTCCAATCAGGAATTTAAAGCCTTTGTTGATGATGCTGGATACAAAACTCGCGAATGGTGGACCGATGAAGGATGGAGCTGGGTGGAGTATAAAAAGTGTGAGTATCCTTTGTTTTGGGAAAGGACAGGAGAGAAGTGGAAGTTTCGGAATATGACAGAGATTATTGATATGCCCTGGAATTGGCCTGCCGAAGTAAATTATTTAGAGGCTAAAGCATTTTGTAACTGGAAATCGGCGAAAACAGGGAAAAAATTGCGATTGCCAAGCGAAGCTGAATACTATTTACTGCGCGACTCTTTACACATAAAAGATCAGCCCGAGTGGGAAACGGCTCCTGGCAATATCAATTTGGAGCATTATGCTTCATCTTGTCCGGTAAATGAATTTAAAATTGGTGAATTTTACGATGTAATAGGAAATGTTTGGCAATGGACTGAGATGCCAATTTCTGGTTTGGATGGTTTTGAGGTTCATCCGTTTTACGATGACTTTTCAACACCAACCTTCGACTCTAAGCATAATCTTATAAAAGGTGGATCATGGATTTCTACCGGAAATCTAGCCATTCGGGATTCCCGATATGCTTTTCGACGACACTTTTTTCAGCATGCTGGTTTTCGATACATAGAATCGGAAGAAGAGCTTGTAATTGAAACAGATTATTACGAAACCGACGATTTAGTTTCGCAATATTGTGAATTTCAGTATGGAAAAGAATATTTTGATGTTGAAAATTATTCGAAGCATTGTCTGCGCCTTTTAAATAAATATTTAGCTGATCTTAGAAAAGAAAATGCATTGGATTTAGGATGTGCTACTGGCAGAACAACGCTTGAGTTGGCCAAATATTTTAAAAAAGTAACAGGTCTCGATTTTTCGGCACGTTTTATCCGTATTGGTACTCAGCTTAAGGAAACGGGTAAGTTAAAATACATTCGAAAAGAAGAAGGTAAACTAAGCAGTTATCAGGAAGTAAAATTAAGCGATTTAGGTTTGAATGATTCTCGAGAAAAAGTTTCATTTTATCAGGGCGATGCGTGTAATTTAAAGCCAATATTTACTAATTATGATTTGGTTTTTGCAGGTAATTTAATCGATCGTCTTTACGATCCCTTAAAATTTCTTAACGAGATACATAAGCGAATAAACGAAAATGGTATTTTAGTAATTACTTCGCCCTATACGTGGTTAGAGGAATTTACCGATTTTGATAAATGGATAGGAGCCTATAGAAAAGATGGTGAACCATATACTACCCTAGATGGACTAAAAGAGGTTTTGAAAGATAATTTTGAACTAATTGAAGAACCTAATGATATTCCTTTTGTAATTCGAGAAACATCGCGTAAATACCAGCATACCATTTCACAAATGACAATTTGGCGAAAAAAATAA
- a CDS encoding AsmA family protein — translation MNRILKILKRFFAIIISLCIVLILIAEMAEDTIVHSALNEVNSSIDAAIKIEDVSFSLLKKFPYATVEFKNVSLQSKSTLKADTLLSSDKIYVSLNTISLLKGNFETEKVELKNGYFNYQIDKNGTSNFDCLFSTHKDSTVSQNNSSLHLDLKKVSLNNIHLFYFNSNSSVQAEILIDETEVKGKIVNNTYKAEIEGNALLSNCKFKNSNLHKMKNAEINYQIAYINDSLQVNLLQFISKGANLKAKGTIALTNQMQADINLTNCELELNKLHKYLPEEIKSNYKISKIDGLLSLSAKINGKLIDSIPPQIKASVQLTNGILKKDDYPTLKNLNFKGQFNNGKKALSESTQIKCEQLHFETEKSSGDLTFELTNLNQPKYNFESNLQINFDEIKTYIPDSLININAGISKMEITGIGKLDSFKDLENPDYILQSLNAKINLENVKASNTQFRVDSLNATLFYSPNKISVSKVQAQIPSHNIIINKANILAQFNGKLSNLAQLNAKIDSFYLETSKSTLSGNIKMQNLNYPKYTLDLKTNLNLAELKSLIPDSLLTNINGNINTQFNSSGRIHPDSLSEQITNIICNKSILKTNCKNISIHLNNPEIELSNFSGNIAIMRDTIKIMNTNGELFGINFKIDSTQIKNYYNTLIANKKQELSIDGLFHFNHINYHSIDSLLANFTNNSDTLTNQSSKKEKTQYTYLVKGKLSGESFTYKKANFTDISSLFNISDSTILLDKFRFNAFEGNMNNSLRYKIVSNNKKTIDLYNQTKELNIARLMKDFDNFKEYDQAYIESEQISGKLTSDLHGQFLLLGDSLVNDSSMLKGDIKLENGGLFNFKPVMELSKSTNIDELDNLQFKTIESKVFVYKNAVYVPQTEIKSNAMDISAYGMQSFGDDYEYHLRIYLGEILHGKTKRIREKQQKQENKPDGGTSGLTSLFVVSKCKDGKTHSGLDTKKGRMKMKTKIKLQQVVLDLIFHPKLVNFETDQKK, via the coding sequence ATGAACAGGATACTTAAAATTCTGAAACGATTCTTTGCCATAATAATAAGTTTATGCATAGTTTTGATTCTTATTGCAGAAATGGCCGAAGATACAATAGTTCACTCTGCGCTTAATGAGGTAAATAGTAGTATCGATGCAGCCATTAAAATAGAAGATGTATCTTTTTCGCTTCTCAAAAAGTTTCCTTATGCAACGGTCGAATTTAAGAATGTATCCTTACAATCTAAATCGACTTTAAAGGCAGATACTCTTTTAAGTTCAGATAAAATTTATGTATCCCTTAATACAATATCCTTACTAAAAGGAAACTTCGAAACAGAAAAAGTAGAATTAAAAAACGGATACTTTAATTATCAAATAGACAAAAATGGAACTAGCAATTTCGATTGTTTATTTTCTACCCATAAGGATAGCACTGTTTCGCAAAACAATAGCTCATTGCATTTAGATCTTAAAAAAGTATCCTTAAATAATATTCATCTTTTTTATTTTAACTCCAACTCTTCGGTACAAGCCGAAATTTTAATAGACGAAACCGAAGTTAAAGGAAAAATAGTAAACAACACTTATAAGGCAGAAATAGAAGGAAATGCCTTGCTATCCAACTGTAAATTTAAAAATAGCAATCTGCATAAAATGAAGAATGCTGAAATTAATTATCAGATAGCTTATATAAACGATAGTTTACAAGTTAATTTACTGCAATTCATTAGTAAAGGTGCAAATCTAAAGGCAAAAGGAACAATTGCACTTACCAATCAAATGCAAGCAGATATTAACCTTACAAATTGTGAATTAGAACTTAATAAACTTCATAAATATCTTCCCGAAGAAATTAAGAGCAATTACAAAATCAGTAAAATTGATGGATTATTAAGCCTTTCGGCTAAAATAAACGGAAAATTAATAGACTCCATTCCCCCACAAATAAAGGCTAGTGTACAATTGACGAATGGAATACTTAAAAAGGATGATTATCCCACACTTAAGAATCTGAATTTTAAAGGACAATTTAACAATGGAAAAAAAGCACTAAGCGAAAGCACACAAATTAAATGCGAACAATTGCACTTCGAGACAGAAAAAAGCTCGGGAGATTTAACTTTTGAGCTTACAAATTTAAATCAACCCAAATACAATTTCGAAAGCAATTTGCAAATTAATTTCGACGAAATAAAAACCTATATTCCCGATTCATTAATTAATATAAACGCAGGAATAAGTAAAATGGAAATTACAGGAATCGGAAAATTAGATTCTTTTAAGGATCTTGAGAATCCCGACTATATCCTACAAAGCTTAAATGCTAAAATCAATCTCGAAAATGTAAAAGCATCCAACACTCAATTTCGTGTTGATTCGTTAAATGCAACGCTATTTTATTCTCCCAATAAAATTAGCGTTTCGAAAGTTCAAGCACAAATTCCATCTCACAATATAATTATTAACAAAGCTAATATATTGGCTCAGTTTAATGGTAAACTATCGAATTTAGCTCAGTTAAATGCAAAGATCGATTCTTTCTATTTGGAAACCAGCAAAAGCACACTTTCGGGTAATATAAAAATGCAAAACTTAAATTACCCTAAGTATACACTCGATTTAAAAACAAACTTAAATTTAGCTGAATTAAAGAGTCTGATACCCGACTCTTTACTTACTAATATTAATGGAAATATAAATACCCAATTTAATTCAAGCGGTCGCATACATCCCGATTCTCTTAGTGAGCAAATTACCAACATAATATGCAATAAAAGTATCTTAAAAACCAATTGTAAAAACATATCCATTCATCTTAATAATCCGGAAATTGAATTATCCAATTTTTCGGGAAACATAGCTATAATGCGCGACACCATTAAAATAATGAATACAAATGGTGAGTTATTTGGCATAAATTTTAAAATAGATTCCACACAAATAAAAAACTACTACAATACTTTAATAGCAAACAAAAAACAAGAATTATCTATCGATGGATTATTTCACTTTAATCACATTAACTACCATAGCATAGACTCTTTACTTGCAAACTTTACCAATAATTCAGACACACTTACAAATCAATCGAGTAAGAAAGAAAAAACACAATACACCTATCTTGTAAAAGGTAAATTATCGGGCGAAAGCTTTACTTATAAAAAGGCAAATTTTACAGATATAAGTAGTCTATTTAATATTAGCGACAGCACAATTTTGCTCGATAAATTTCGTTTTAATGCTTTCGAAGGCAATATGAATAATTCGCTTCGCTACAAAATAGTATCTAACAATAAAAAAACAATTGATTTATATAATCAAACTAAGGAATTAAATATTGCCAGATTAATGAAAGATTTCGACAATTTTAAAGAATACGATCAGGCATACATAGAATCAGAACAAATTAGTGGAAAACTTACATCCGACTTACACGGGCAATTCTTATTGTTAGGAGATTCTTTAGTGAATGATTCAAGCATGCTAAAAGGAGATATTAAACTCGAAAATGGCGGACTTTTCAATTTTAAACCCGTTATGGAACTTTCAAAATCGACAAATATAGATGAGCTTGATAATTTGCAGTTTAAAACCATAGAAAGCAAAGTTTTTGTGTACAAAAATGCAGTTTATGTTCCGCAAACCGAGATTAAAAGCAATGCCATGGATATTTCAGCTTATGGAATGCAAAGTTTTGGCGACGATTATGAATATCACCTCCGTATTTATTTGGGCGAAATTTTACACGGTAAAACAAAACGAATACGCGAAAAACAACAAAAACAAGAAAATAAACCCGATGGTGGAACTTCAGGCTTAACCTCTCTTTTTGTAGTCTCGAAATGTAAGGATGGAAAAACTCATAGTGGACTGGATACAAAAAAAGGCCGTATGAAAATGAAAACAAAAATTAAACTTCAGCAAGTTGTTTTGGATCTTATCTTCCACCCCAAATTGGTTAACTTCGAGACAGATCAAAAAAAATAA
- a CDS encoding thioredoxin domain-containing protein: protein MNISNRIIYIISFILFVIICYIIVNKIILNPKTHSQASIKIQTNESDIIFGNHDAANSIYMYSSYKCGFCRNFFKEVFPKLKDNYLDKGKLNLIVKLIEPDKDIDMLYALQVAVSVHKYGQFDKLHELLVHNYKVVYTNDFTSLCEDFMQNNTEIAKSVLENNNYEYLKANYNEFTDLKLSGTPTFLMNQQIYKGYKNYEEFENIIENEFKY from the coding sequence ATGAATATTTCCAATCGTATTATATACATTATTTCTTTTATTCTATTTGTAATTATCTGCTATATTATTGTTAATAAAATAATATTAAATCCGAAAACACATTCTCAGGCATCAATAAAAATTCAAACAAACGAGAGTGATATTATTTTCGGAAATCATGATGCAGCTAATTCCATTTATATGTATTCGAGTTATAAATGCGGTTTTTGTCGTAATTTTTTTAAGGAAGTATTTCCAAAATTAAAAGATAATTATCTTGATAAAGGAAAACTAAATTTAATTGTTAAATTGATTGAACCAGATAAGGATATTGATATGCTATATGCTCTGCAAGTTGCTGTTTCGGTACATAAATACGGTCAATTCGATAAATTACATGAGCTATTGGTGCACAATTACAAGGTAGTTTACACCAACGATTTTACATCTTTATGCGAAGATTTTATGCAAAACAATACAGAAATTGCAAAATCTGTTTTAGAAAACAATAATTACGAATACCTAAAAGCAAATTATAATGAATTTACTGATTTAAAGTTAAGTGGAACTCCTACTTTTTTAATGAATCAGCAAATATATAAAGGCTATAAAAATTACGAAGAATTTGAAAATATAATTGAAAATGAATTCAAATATTAA